ATTTCAAACGCCCTTTTTTCAACAACACCAAACCGTAAACCACTCTCATTACTCACTTCGATGTGCTCATGGAGGGTTTTTCAGGGGGGACTAAATAGAAACACACCTCTTGAACTTTCACGTCAAAACTATCGCTTCTTTTTAGATATCCCACCAGCATTGCGATAAACTAAAACACCGTTTTTCTTCCCATGGCTTTTCGAAGTAAAAAACGAATGGGATGAATGCACTCTGTTAACTTTTGTGGCAGAGGAGATGGTTCGTCGCAAACAAGCGATGCAATTGTTTCTGCGCCCATAAAACTTGAAAGCAAGCCACGCGAAGCATGAGCAATGTTTACATAAAGTCCGTGATGAAAAAGTTCTTCCGGAGGAGTGTATTTAAGTTTTAGAGATTGAAAATATTCTTGAAACATTTTTTCATTTGGAGCGGGGCCAATAATTGGCATTCTGTCGGGAGCAACAGATCGAAAACCTACGCTGCCATCAAGTGTATTTTCATGTTTGACTATGTCGATATTTGATAAATGCTCTTTGAGCAAAGCTAAGTTGTGAAGGTGTGAATGGTGTTCAAGAGCTTCATTTGTTTTTTCGGGTTCGAAGCTAGCGCCCACCATATGCAGGTTTGCAGAGCATGGAACAAGATAGCCGCGGTAGCACAAAATTGTTTTAAGCTGAGAAAGTGCTTTTTCATTGTGCAAAAAACTCACTTGCCCCCTAATTTTTTGAAGTGGTATCCATTGGGTTTGTTCAAACTGTTTGGCTTCATACGCATTAGTGATTACCTCACAGCTTGAAAGGTATTCATCATTTTTTGTAGATACTTTCCAAAATTTATTTTCCTTTTTGATGTTTTGAATCCCACTTTGTGGATGAAGTGTAATGTTGGGATTTGTGAGAATTGCTTTGCACAAGTCTTTTGGGAAAAGCCAAGAGCCCTGCGGAAAGTAAAGCGCATCATGCTTTAGCTGAATGCCCGCAATTTCACTTGCTTCACGTGAAGAAACAAAGTGAAAAAAATCTTTCGGTATTTTTTCTGAAAGTTCAAAAAAAATATTTTTATCTTTTGCTTTCGAGGCAAGGTATAACATTCCGCAGGAATGATACTCAAAACTATATGTTTGCTGTATGTCTTCAAGCTGTCTCAATGCAAAAAGATAAGAAGTTAGATAAAACTGACTGTGTAAGTTTAGTGTTCTTGAAAGGTTGGGAAATAAAACTCCAGCATGATGTTTTTCTGGAAAAAGATTTGCTTCAGTTTTTTCATCAAAGAGGTGAACTTTCCAACCACGCTTCGCAAAAGCATGTGCAGTAATGCATCCAGAGATGCCGGCTCCAATAATGGAAACGGTTTTTTCTTTTGCGCTTGCTTGAAACCGTGGAGAAAAATACCACGTCTTTGCTTTTGTTTCGTCTGTACAAAAATGTCCGAAAATCATTTCGCGTTTTTTTCCGAAGCCTCGCTTTTTTTCTGTTTTAAACCCGTTGGCTTCTAACGCTTTTTGCACAAGGCTTGCAGCGGTGAAGCTTGAAAAGGTTGTTCCTTTTTTACTCAAACGCTTCATTTCTGAAAAAATCTTTTCACTCCACATTTCAGGATTTTTTTTCGGCGCAAACCCGTCTAGAAACCATGCATCAATTTTTGTGGAAACTTGCTCTAAATTTTTTGCAGCATCGCCGTAAAGAAGGGTGAGTGTAACTTTCCCGTCTGCAAAAGAAAGTTTGTGGAATCCTTCGCACGCAAGCGGAAGGTGTGCCTGCAGCTCTTTGCCTTTTTCTGCTAGTTCGGGATGAAATGATAAAAGCTGTTGGTGATCGCTTGGCGAAAGTGGGAATTGTTCTGTGGAAATAAAATGAAGTCTCGCATCTTGTGGCGCAATTTTTTCCCACTTATCCCAAGTATAAAGAAAATTAAGCCCAGTTCCAAAACCTGTTTCGGCAATGGAAAAATGTTGCGCCTCTGAAAGCCGCTCTGAAAGCTGGTTTCCGTTCCAAAAGACATATTCAAATTCTTCTTTGGCACCAGCACGCGAAAAGTAGACATCATCAAATGTTTTTGAAATGACGTTTCCTTGAGCGTCGATGTGTATTTGAGCCTGTTCCAGTTTCATGACAGCTGTGTCTAGAATGTAATACAGAAGAAAAGCAAGCGTTCTCGTTTCATTGACAAAGCCTTGAAAATCGGCTTTTGTCCCGAAAATTGTGAGCGCGAACACAGCTTGCATGCTTGCAAAAGTAAAAGGGGAGCTATGAATATCTTTGATTATGATCCGCGCGAAGGAAAGGTGTTTCAAATTCTTTCTGAAACCGCTCAGCTTTTGACGAAAAAATGTCCGCTTTCAACAGATCAACTTAAAACCTTATATTCCGATATGTGTGTAGCGCGTGCACTTGATGACAAAGCTTTTCTC
This is a stretch of genomic DNA from Deltaproteobacteria bacterium CG11_big_fil_rev_8_21_14_0_20_42_23. It encodes these proteins:
- a CDS encoding bifunctional tRNA (5-methylaminomethyl-2-thiouridine)(34)-methyltransferase MnmD/FAD-dependent 5-carboxymethylaminomethyl-2-thiouridine(34) oxidoreductase MnmC, translated to MKHLSFARIIIKDIHSSPFTFASMQAVFALTIFGTKADFQGFVNETRTLAFLLYYILDTAVMKLEQAQIHIDAQGNVISKTFDDVYFSRAGAKEEFEYVFWNGNQLSERLSEAQHFSIAETGFGTGLNFLYTWDKWEKIAPQDARLHFISTEQFPLSPSDHQQLLSFHPELAEKGKELQAHLPLACEGFHKLSFADGKVTLTLLYGDAAKNLEQVSTKIDAWFLDGFAPKKNPEMWSEKIFSEMKRLSKKGTTFSSFTAASLVQKALEANGFKTEKKRGFGKKREMIFGHFCTDETKAKTWYFSPRFQASAKEKTVSIIGAGISGCITAHAFAKRGWKVHLFDEKTEANLFPEKHHAGVLFPNLSRTLNLHSQFYLTSYLFALRQLEDIQQTYSFEYHSCGMLYLASKAKDKNIFFELSEKIPKDFFHFVSSREASEIAGIQLKHDALYFPQGSWLFPKDLCKAILTNPNITLHPQSGIQNIKKENKFWKVSTKNDEYLSSCEVITNAYEAKQFEQTQWIPLQKIRGQVSFLHNEKALSQLKTILCYRGYLVPCSANLHMVGASFEPEKTNEALEHHSHLHNLALLKEHLSNIDIVKHENTLDGSVGFRSVAPDRMPIIGPAPNEKMFQEYFQSLKLKYTPPEELFHHGLYVNIAHASRGLLSSFMGAETIASLVCDEPSPLPQKLTECIHPIRFLLRKAMGRKTVF